GCGAATGCGATCGCGCAGCGGGGCAATCGCCGCCTGAGAAGGAACAGGCGGCTGGAAGGCGACCGGACCGCTCTTCCCGATGACGCGGAATCCTGACTCGTGGAGCGCGAGCAGGAGCGGCGTTGCGACCTCGTCGTCGGGATACCAATGCAGCCGTCCCGCCAGTGCGTGGCACACGAGGCGCGATGCCTCGCGCCGTTTCAGAAAGGCCCCGAGCGCGGCCGGCGTGACATGCGCCGAGGTGAGCGTGAGGTGAGCCCCGTCCTGGTCCTCGGCGCCGCACAGGGCCTGGGCCAGTTCGATCACCGAGTCGCCTTCGAGGCGCTTGGCCGGCGCCCCGATTGAAGCGATCACGTGCTTCTCCTGCTCGGCGGCGAATTTCCGGTCTTCCTCGATTCCCACCACCACCACGAACGGCGCCTCGAGGAGCGCCGCCTCGGGCAGCCTCCGTGCAGCGGCCGATCCCAGCACGGTGAGAAATGAGGGCTCGAGACGAGGCAGCGTCTTCCAGCGCGACTCTTCGGCGACCTCCCAGTCCTTCAGTCCGTAGATCAGCGCGATCCGCGTGTCGGGTGCGGGAAGGAGCTTGATGCTGGCCTCGAGGATCGCAGCCAGCCCGCCGCGCGAGCCGCACAGCAGGCGATGCACCGGATGCCCCGCGACGTTCTTCACCACCTTGCCGCCGGCGCGAGCCAGGGTGCCGTCGCCGAGCGCGAAGCGCGCCCCCAGGATCCGATCGACCGGCGCGCCAAGGCGGCGACGCCGCGGTCCCGAGCCGTTCCATGCCAGCGTTCCGCCCAGGGTGCCGCGAGACGGGTGCGGAGTCTCGAGCGGCAGCTCCTGGCCGCGCGCGCCCAGCGCGCGCGAGAGCGCCCGCAGCGTCACGCCGCATTCCGCGGTGGCCGTGAGATCTTCGGGATCGTATTCGAGGATTCGGTCCATTCCGGAGAGGTCGAGAGCCACATCGTAGCCGCCCGCAAGCGATGCATGGCGCAGACGTGTTCCGCCGCCCCACAGCACGACGGCGAGCTTTTCCCGCGCCGCGGCGCGCAACGCTTCGGCCGCTTCCTCGGCCGAGGTGGGTCGGATGGCGAGCCGCGGCTCGAGCGGTCCGAGCGCGTAGGCTTGCGGAGACACCGAGCGTTCACGGAGACCGAGCGCCAGACTCATATCCACGGCCCTTCGGCGACGGCGACCGGGCGCATGCCGCCCATCTGCGCGGGAGGATGAATGCCTTCGCCGTCTCCGGGAAGGATCTTGCCCGGGTTGAGCACGCGCTCCGGATCGAACGCCGCACGCATGCGCTCCATCACCGCCAGATCGTCGGGCGCGAAGAGCTCGCGCATCATCGAGCGCTTCTCGATTCCGACGCCGTGCTCGCCGGAGATCGACCCGCCCATGCGGATGCACATGCGGAGGATCTCGTGCGAGGCTTCCAGCGCCAGGGCCTGCTGTCGCGGGTCGTCCGCGTCGAACAGCACATGCGGATGAAGGTTGCCGTCGCCGGCATGGAAGACGTTGCCGGACTCGAGTCCGCGCTCCGAGCACAGGCGTCCGATGCCGGCCAGCGCTTCGGCCAGCCGGGTGCGGGGCACCACGCCATCCATGATGTAGAAGCCGCTCGCCGCGCGGCCGTACGCGCCGAAGGCCGATTTGCGGCCCTTCCAGATCGCGGCTCGCTCCGCTTCGTCGCGCGCGACGCGGACCGAGCGGGCGCCTTGCAGCTTCGCGAGCGCGGAGATGCGCTCGACCTGCGGCTCGAGGCTCACCGCGGGACCATCGACCTCGATCAGCAGCACGGCGCCGGCGTCGAGCGGCAGACCGATTCCGAGCCAGGCTTCCACCAGCCGCACCGTATGGCGGTCCATGATCTCCATGGCCGCGGGCACGATGCCCGCCGCGATCGTGGCCGATACCGCCCGGCACGACTGCTCGATGGTCTCGAAGTCGAAGAGCATCGTCTTCACCGCCTGCGGCTTCGGCAGCAGCCGCACGCAGATCTCGGTGACGATCGCCAGCGTGCCTTCGCTGCCGATCACCGCGGAGGCCAGGTCGAAGTCCGGCGAATCCGGCGCCTCGCCGCCGAGCGTGACCACCGCTCCGTCGGCCAGGACCGCCACGATGCCCAGCACGTGATTGAACGTGACTCCGTACTTGAGGCAATGCGGGCCCCCGGCATTGGTGGCGACGTTGCCGCCCACCGTGCTCACCTGCTGCGATGCCGGGTCGGGCGCGTAGTAGAGACCGAGCGGCGCGAGCTGCCGGGACAGCTCGAGGTTCACGAGGCCGGGCTGGACCCAGGCCAGCATCCGCTCGGCGTCCACGCGCAGAACACGGTCCATGCGGTTGACCGAGAGCACCAGGCCACCGCGCTCGGCGGTGGCGCCTCCCGCGAGTCCCGTCCCCGCGCCGCGAGGCGTGATGGGCAGGCGATGGGCGCCCGCCCAGCGCACGATGGCCGCCACCTCGTCGGTCGAGCGCGGGAGCACGATGGCGTCGGGCATGTGCCTCTCGATCACCAGCGCGTCGGACTCGTAGGTGAAGCGCGCCGCCCGGCTATCGAGCACGCCGTCTTCGCCGAGCAGCTCGCGCAGCGGAGCAAGGTCGAGCGGAGTCATGCGGCGCAGGTTAGCACGGTGGACAGATGTCCGGCTCCGCGGCTGTAATCCTTTACTCTCCCCGGGGAGAGTAAAGAGTTACAAGCAACCGAGGCTTTCATGAGCGAGAACAAGAGAACGGTCGAAGCCTACATGGATGCCTTCAGGAGCACCGACCGCACGCGCATCCTCGACTGCCTGACCGACGACGTCGAGTGGTGGATCCCGGGAATGTTCAAGGTCCAGGGGAAGGAAGCCTTCAACGAGCACATCGTGGACGAAGGTTTCGTCGATCGCCCGGTGATCACGGTCGACCGCCTGGTGGAGGAGAACGACGTGGTCGTGGCCGAGGGCAGCGTGAAAGCGCCGCGGGCCGGCGGAGGCCACATGAACCTGGTGTTCTGCGACGTGTTCGAGATGAGGAACGCGAAGATTCGCCGGCTGATCAGCTACTTGATGGAGGTGAAGTAGTCCGCGGCGCTTCGCGCCGCGTATCTAAGGCTTCTTGGAAGCTCGCGGCCCGAAGTGGCTCACCAGATAGGTCCGCAGCGAGTCGTGCTCCTCTCGCGTGAGCTTGACGCCCCACTTCTCCATCGTGCCGAGCGTCTTCTCCCACGCGGTCGAATCCTTGGCCTGCTG
This sequence is a window from Candidatus Eisenbacteria bacterium. Protein-coding genes within it:
- a CDS encoding nuclear transport factor 2 family protein — its product is MSENKRTVEAYMDAFRSTDRTRILDCLTDDVEWWIPGMFKVQGKEAFNEHIVDEGFVDRPVITVDRLVEENDVVVAEGSVKAPRAGGGHMNLVFCDVFEMRNAKIRRLISYLMEVK
- a CDS encoding FAD-linked oxidase C-terminal domain-containing protein, giving the protein MTPLDLAPLRELLGEDGVLDSRAARFTYESDALVIERHMPDAIVLPRSTDEVAAIVRWAGAHRLPITPRGAGTGLAGGATAERGGLVLSVNRMDRVLRVDAERMLAWVQPGLVNLELSRQLAPLGLYYAPDPASQQVSTVGGNVATNAGGPHCLKYGVTFNHVLGIVAVLADGAVVTLGGEAPDSPDFDLASAVIGSEGTLAIVTEICVRLLPKPQAVKTMLFDFETIEQSCRAVSATIAAGIVPAAMEIMDRHTVRLVEAWLGIGLPLDAGAVLLIEVDGPAVSLEPQVERISALAKLQGARSVRVARDEAERAAIWKGRKSAFGAYGRAASGFYIMDGVVPRTRLAEALAGIGRLCSERGLESGNVFHAGDGNLHPHVLFDADDPRQQALALEASHEILRMCIRMGGSISGEHGVGIEKRSMMRELFAPDDLAVMERMRAAFDPERVLNPGKILPGDGEGIHPPAQMGGMRPVAVAEGPWI
- a CDS encoding FAD-binding oxidoreductase, coding for MSLALGLRERSVSPQAYALGPLEPRLAIRPTSAEEAAEALRAAAREKLAVVLWGGGTRLRHASLAGGYDVALDLSGMDRILEYDPEDLTATAECGVTLRALSRALGARGQELPLETPHPSRGTLGGTLAWNGSGPRRRRLGAPVDRILGARFALGDGTLARAGGKVVKNVAGHPVHRLLCGSRGGLAAILEASIKLLPAPDTRIALIYGLKDWEVAEESRWKTLPRLEPSFLTVLGSAAARRLPEAALLEAPFVVVVGIEEDRKFAAEQEKHVIASIGAPAKRLEGDSVIELAQALCGAEDQDGAHLTLTSAHVTPAALGAFLKRREASRLVCHALAGRLHWYPDDEVATPLLLALHESGFRVIGKSGPVAFQPPVPSQAAIAPLRDRIRQALDPSGVLSAAQV